From a region of the Acidobacteriota bacterium genome:
- a CDS encoding propionyl-CoA carboxylase produces the protein MARIALHPIGSPIPARALEPNRRAMRGLEARLEERRRAVRAGWGEKYAERVHRKGKLTAWERIDRLRDPGQDPLPVGTLVNDGLTFGPDRRTSPGAGVVTAFCRVAGRWTMVIANDNTVASGSWWPRTPEKIQRAQEMALALRIPVIYLVDSSGLYLPEQSRSFPGRTGAGAIFKMNARLSAAGVPQIAGVFGDCIAGGGYMPIISDVVYMTEQAYMVIAGAALVKGGKSQKITSLDIGGPDVHVHISACADARVPDDETCLRRIREEVERLPTPAVEYYRRGADPAPPRFPHEELDGLFPPDHRHAYDMRQVLARIVDDSLFREVLPHVGEEMICGVGRVSGLWLGFIANNPQLTDHPERPGEKRPGGLLYREGIAKISQFARNCGDDGIPLVWLQDISGFDIGVEAEKHGLLGYGSSLIYTNSTTTTPTVTVLLRKASGAGYYAMAGLPYDPIMQLATPITRLAVMEGRTLAIGAFRTKLDDDFNIVAETEEERRRIEQGMKEVEDRITADMDPIKAARQMDVDEVIKMTELRAYLTAFAEMAYQAIGYRTIRNPRIWTLHDLLLLTDEPR, from the coding sequence ATGGCCCGGATCGCGCTTCACCCGATCGGCTCCCCGATTCCCGCGCGGGCGCTCGAGCCGAACCGGCGGGCCATGCGCGGACTCGAAGCCCGCCTCGAGGAGCGCCGCCGAGCCGTCCGGGCGGGCTGGGGCGAGAAGTACGCCGAGCGCGTGCACCGCAAGGGGAAGCTGACCGCTTGGGAGCGGATCGACCGGTTGCGGGACCCCGGCCAGGACCCGCTGCCCGTGGGAACGCTCGTCAACGACGGCCTCACCTTCGGCCCCGACCGCCGGACGTCCCCCGGCGCCGGGGTCGTCACCGCGTTCTGCCGGGTGGCCGGCCGCTGGACGATGGTGATCGCCAACGACAACACCGTGGCCTCCGGATCCTGGTGGCCCAGGACGCCCGAGAAGATCCAGCGCGCGCAGGAAATGGCGCTCGCCCTGCGAATCCCGGTGATCTACCTCGTCGACTCCTCGGGGCTCTACCTCCCCGAACAGTCGCGCTCGTTCCCGGGACGCACCGGGGCGGGCGCGATCTTCAAGATGAACGCCCGCCTGTCGGCGGCAGGAGTGCCTCAGATCGCCGGCGTGTTCGGGGACTGCATCGCCGGGGGCGGGTACATGCCGATCATCAGCGACGTCGTGTACATGACCGAGCAGGCGTACATGGTGATCGCCGGTGCGGCGCTGGTGAAGGGCGGCAAGTCGCAGAAGATCACGTCGCTGGACATCGGCGGACCGGACGTCCACGTCCACATCTCCGCCTGCGCCGACGCGAGGGTGCCGGACGACGAGACTTGCCTGCGGCGGATCCGGGAAGAGGTCGAGCGGCTGCCGACCCCCGCGGTGGAGTACTACCGCCGCGGCGCCGACCCGGCGCCCCCGCGGTTCCCGCACGAGGAGCTGGACGGTCTCTTCCCTCCCGACCACCGCCACGCCTACGACATGCGGCAGGTGCTGGCGCGGATCGTCGACGACTCGCTGTTCCGCGAGGTCCTTCCCCACGTCGGCGAGGAGATGATCTGCGGGGTCGGGCGCGTGTCGGGGCTCTGGCTCGGTTTCATCGCGAACAACCCCCAGCTCACGGATCACCCCGAGCGGCCGGGCGAGAAGAGGCCTGGCGGGCTCTTGTACCGGGAGGGGATCGCGAAGATCAGCCAGTTCGCGCGCAACTGCGGCGACGACGGGATCCCGCTGGTGTGGCTCCAGGACATCTCGGGCTTCGACATCGGCGTCGAGGCGGAAAAACACGGCCTCCTCGGTTACGGCTCCTCGCTGATCTACACCAACAGCACGACCACGACCCCCACCGTGACCGTGCTGCTGCGGAAGGCCTCCGGCGCCGGTTACTACGCGATGGCCGGCCTGCCCTACGATCCGATCATGCAGCTCGCCACGCCGATCACCCGGCTGGCGGTCATGGAGGGCCGGACGCTGGCCATCGGGGCCTTCCGGACGAAGCTGGACGACGACTTCAACATCGTCGCGGAAACGGAGGAGGAGCGGCGGCGCATCGAGCAGGGGATGAAGGAGGTCGAGGACCGCATCACCGCGGACATGGATCCGATCAAAGCGGCGCGCCAGATGGATGTCGACGAGGTGATCAAGATGACCGAGCTGCGCGCGTACCTGACCGCATTCGCCGAGATGGCCTATCAGGCGATCGGGTACCGCACGATCCGCAATCCGCGCATCTGGACGCTGCACGACCTCCTGCTGCTCACCGACGAGCCGCGCTGA
- a CDS encoding ATP-grasp domain-containing protein: MFRRLMVANRGEVAVRIARTCARLGIETVCAVSEADRRAPWLDAFDRVICIGAAAPARSYLSQEAILQAAVQEEVQALHPGWGFLAENALFAARVRQLGIAWVGPSPHSLRLMGDKALARRTMEEAGLPTIPGSRGLLAGPDEAEAVASEVGYPVVLKAAAGGGGKGIRRCDGPEELRAAFAEASREAAAAFGHPGLYLEKFIEHGRHIEFQLAGDGHGAAVHLGERECSVQRRHQKLIEESPSPVVDDATRRTTGEAAARAVAALRYAGVGTAEFLRDADGRLFFMEMNTRLQVEHPVTEMVTGLDLVEWQLRIAAGEPLPARQEEIRWEGHAIEARINAEDPAEDFRPCPGTIESMRFPGDAGPGRVRVDTHVRPPCEVPPFYDSMIAKVIAHGRDREEARQTLLRCLERSEVEGVATTIPAHLVLLSHPAFASGAYDTSLAGGLFGAPAAGEAT; this comes from the coding sequence ATGTTCAGACGGCTCATGGTCGCGAACCGCGGCGAGGTCGCCGTCCGCATCGCGCGCACATGCGCTCGGCTCGGCATCGAGACCGTCTGCGCCGTGAGCGAGGCCGACCGGCGGGCGCCATGGCTCGACGCCTTCGATCGAGTGATCTGCATCGGTGCCGCCGCACCGGCACGCTCCTACCTCTCGCAAGAGGCGATCCTCCAGGCCGCGGTCCAGGAGGAGGTGCAGGCCTTGCACCCCGGCTGGGGCTTTCTGGCGGAGAACGCGCTGTTCGCAGCCCGCGTCCGGCAGTTGGGCATCGCCTGGGTCGGACCGTCCCCCCATTCCCTGCGCCTCATGGGGGACAAGGCGCTTGCCCGGCGGACGATGGAGGAGGCGGGCCTGCCGACCATCCCCGGCTCCCGCGGGCTTCTCGCCGGCCCCGACGAGGCGGAGGCCGTGGCCTCGGAGGTCGGCTATCCGGTGGTGCTCAAGGCGGCCGCGGGAGGAGGAGGCAAGGGGATCCGCCGCTGCGACGGTCCCGAGGAACTCCGTGCCGCGTTCGCCGAGGCGTCCCGCGAGGCGGCGGCGGCGTTCGGCCATCCCGGCCTCTATCTCGAGAAGTTCATCGAGCACGGCCGCCACATCGAGTTCCAGCTCGCCGGTGACGGGCACGGTGCCGCCGTCCACCTGGGAGAACGAGAGTGCTCCGTCCAGCGGCGGCACCAGAAGCTGATCGAGGAATCGCCCAGCCCGGTGGTCGACGACGCGACGCGGAGGACCACGGGCGAGGCGGCGGCGCGGGCCGTCGCGGCTCTGCGCTACGCGGGCGTCGGCACCGCCGAGTTCCTCCGTGACGCGGACGGGCGCCTCTTCTTCATGGAGATGAACACGAGGCTCCAGGTCGAGCACCCCGTCACGGAGATGGTGACCGGACTGGACCTCGTCGAATGGCAACTCAGGATCGCGGCGGGCGAACCGCTCCCGGCCCGGCAGGAGGAGATCCGCTGGGAGGGGCACGCGATCGAGGCGAGGATCAACGCCGAGGACCCGGCGGAGGACTTCCGCCCCTGCCCGGGGACGATCGAGAGCATGCGCTTCCCCGGTGACGCGGGGCCCGGGCGGGTCCGCGTCGACACGCACGTCCGGCCCCCCTGCGAGGTCCCGCCGTTCTACGACTCGATGATCGCCAAGGTCATCGCGCACGGCCGGGACCGCGAGGAGGCGAGGCAGACCCTCCTGCGCTGCCTGGAGAGATCGGAGGTCGAGGGAGTGGCGACCACCATCCCGGCGCACCTCGTCCTGCTCTCCCACCCCGCGTTCGCTTCCGGCGCGTACGACACGTCGCTCGCGGGCGGTCTGTTCGGCGCCCCCGCGGCCGGGGAGGCCACCTGA